The DNA region TTTTGCACTTTCTCTTACATCTTTAAAGAAGTTTTTATTTGTGATTGCACCTATACCCACACTAGCATTAATATTAGAGTTAATCAAACTATCAAAGATACCTTGTGCTTCATTTAGGTTGCCGGAAGTTTGCATAGAATCTGCTGTTTTAGCAGTGTTTGTAGCACCACCCATAATGCCTGTTGTGAGGAGTGCGATGTAGTTGTTCTTTTGTGCTCCATTAGAATTTTTTGTATTCTCAAAGATATATTTTGTGGTATCAGTAACCTCTATCCCTATCGCACCCATAGCCTCATCTGTGCTTAAAGAACCTTCGCCACTGCTAGTAATTTTATCAATCATCTCTTGTTTGGCTTGTATTTGCTTATTGAAATCCTCTACAACTTTCTTTTCAATCTCTGTTGCGTTTTCTTTTACTTGAAGTAGCCCATTTATACCATTAACATCTTGTACGATTTCAGATTCCTTAGCTGCCGCTTTTAGATAATCAATCTCAAATTGCAACAATGCTTTCGTATCAGAAATCTTATCACTAAAGCCACCGCTAACAATTAAAGATTCTTTGCCATTGCTTTTATCTACACTTAGCTTATAATCTGTAAAATCTTTCACATCCATAGGAGTAAAATAAGAATAATTTTGCTCTTTTATAAAATCATCTGCAAGATTTTTATCGCTAATCACTTCACTTGCATGTTTCATGACTGACCCACTTGCTACATTGCTTGTAGTTATATCACTATTAAATTTATCTGCACTTGCAAAAACGAATCTATCTAGCACAAGAGAGCTTAGGCTAGTATTTCCTACAGAAATTACAGAATTTTTAATGTTTGCTTCGCCATTAATATTAAAATTTAAATAGTTTTTTCCAACATTAAAACCATTAAAATAAGTTTTATCTGCATTAAAATTTCCATTAATAGTTAAAGAACCATTGATTGTATCTAAATCGGGCATGTTTGTAGCTACAGTTACCACTGAACCAAATTCATCAGGGCTTCTATTGATTGTAATTTCACCATTACTATTAGTGAATACATCTGTCTTTCCACTTATAGTAGTATCGCCATTAATCACACTGCCTCCATAGATAGCTTGTAAGTGCATATCTTCTAGTGTGATAGTTTTAGCAGTGAAATTCACATTTCCGATATAATTGGAAAGTTGTGGATCAATAGTAGTAGCTTTAAAGATTAGATTATTTTCCCCTAAATCAATGTTTAATTTAGTTTTATCTTCGTTTTCTTCACTTGCTACATCATTGTTTAAATCGCCATTATAAGCCATATTAATGGTTAAATCTCCATTTTTATAGCTATCTTTTATACTAAGATTTTCGTTTTGATCAATATCAAAATATGTGCGAATCTCTCCAGATGAATTAATTGTAATCTCCTGTGCGCAAATACTCACACTCCCTAACGCTCCTAAACCAAATATTGCTCTTGATGCAATAAGAGATAAATTCATTCTTACTCCTTAAAAATTAAATAAAGCACTTATTCTATCCCCCTTTTTTTATTTTTTGCTTAAATATGATTTGCAAGTGGTTTTATTTTTTAAGTAAATTAGCAAAACAAAAAATTTTGCTAATTAATTTTTTAAGATTCTTGGGAGTGTAATTCCAGTTTGAGATTGATATTTGCCTTTTTTGTCTTTATAGCTTATTTCACAAGGTGCATCACCTTCCAAAAATAAAACTTGCGCAATTCCTTCATTGGCGTAAATTTTGGCGGGAAGTGGAGTGGTATTGCTAATTTCTATAGTAATATGTCCTTCAAATTCGGGTTCAAAAGGTGTTACATTGACAATGATACCACAACGCGCATAGGTGCTTTTGCCAAGGCAAATAGCTAGGACATTGCGAGGGATTTTGAAGTATTCTATGGTGCGTGCAAGCGCAAATGAATTTGGGGGGACAATACAGATATCACCTACAAAATCAACTACATTAGCAGAATCAAAATTCTTTGGATCGACTACCATTGCATTGATATTGGTAAAAATTTTAAATTCATTGCTTACGCGTATGTCATAACCATAGCTTGATAGCCCATAGCTTACTACGCCTTTACCAACTTGATTTTCACAGAATGGTTCAATCATCTTGTGATCTATTGCCATTTTTCTAATCCAAGCATCTTCTTTTAATCCCATTTTGTTATTCCTTTTAACTTTTTTTGCAAAGAAATGTGCTATTATAACAAATTAAGTTCAATTAGTCTAAACAAAGACTTTTGGGAAAATTTAATTAAAAAGGCTTAAATATGGATTTTAAGGAAATAAAAGAGCTGATTAAAATTTTTGATTCAAGTTCATTGAGTGCATTAAGCATTACTCAGGAGAATTCCAAAATTAAATTAGAAAAAGGCACCAAGAGCGCACAAATCGTAGAATCTCAAAATATGCAGGTTTTATCTCCTATTCAAATCCCTCAAAACACACCTCAAGTGGAAGTAGCAGCCCCAACTTCTCCCGCTCAAAGCTCTAAAGGTGCTCAAGGAGAAACAATAAATTCCCCAATGGTTGGGACATTTTATCGTTGCCCTTCTCCAGATGCTCCTGCTTATGTTAATGTGGGTGATAAGGTTAAAAAGGGGCAAACTCTAGGAATCATTGAAGCAATGAAAATTATGAATGAAATTGAAGCAGAGTTTGATTGTGTGATTAAAGAGATTATCCCTAATGATGCACAACCTGTGGAGTATAATTCTCCTTTATTTGTGGTGGAGAAAATCTAATGTCTCCAACCAAAGAAATTAATACGATTTTAATTGCTAATCGCGGAGAGATTGCATTAAGAGCTATCCGCACCATTAAAGAAATGGGTAAAAGGGCGATTGCAGTGTATTCAACAGCTGATAAAGATGCTCATTATTTAGATCTTGCAGATGCAAAAATTTGTATTGGCGGGGATAAATCTAATGAAAGTTATTTGAATATTCCTGCTATTATTTCAGCTGCAGAGCTGTTTAATGCTGATGCAATTTTCCCAGGCTATGGTTTTTTAAGTGAGAATCAAAACTTTGTAGAAATTTGCAATTACCACAACATTGAATTTATTGGTCCAAATTCTGAAGTAATGGCATTAATGAGTGATAAAAGTAAAGCAAAAGAAGTTATGAAAAATGCTGGAGTGCCTGTAATACCAGGAAGCGACGGAGCGGTAAAATCCAAAGAAGAAGCTTTAGAACTTGCAAAAGAAATTGGCTATCCTGTAATTTTAAAAGCAGCAGCAGGTGGGGGCGGTCGCGGAATGCGGATTGTCCAAAATGAAGAAAATATGTTTAATGCTTATTTAGCGGCAGAAAGTGAAGCAATTAGTGCTTTTGGAGATGGGACAATTTATATGGAGAAGTTCATTGATAAGCCAAAGCATATTGAAGTGCAGATATTAGCAGATAAATACGGTAATGTTTTGCATGTAGGGGAGAGAGATTGTTCTCTCCAAAGAAGACACCAAAAATTAATCGAAGAATCTCCAGCACCAACATTAGAGCCAGAAACGCGTAGAAAGCTTTTGGAAACCGCAATTACTGCGACAAAGGCTATTAGATATGTGGGAGCAGGAACTTATGAATTTTTGCTTGATAATAATCAAAATTTTTATTTTATGGAGATGAATACGCGTTTGCAAGTTGAACACCCTGTGAGTGAGCTTGTAAGTGGATTAGATATTATTGAACTAATGATACAAATTGCCGAGGGCAAAAAGCTTCCTAAACAAGAGGAAGTGAATTTTAAAGGTTGTGCGATTGAATGTCGAATCACAGCTGAAGATCCAGTAAAATTCTATCCATCTGCAGGAAAAATTACTAAATGGATTGCACCAGGTGGCAATAATGTGCGTATGGATACTCACGCGTATGCTGGGTATGTTGTTCCTATGTTTTATGATTCGATGATTGGCAAATTAATTGTATGGGGTAAAACTCGTAATGAAGCTATTGCTAGAATGAGTAGAGCCTTAGATGAGTTTTGTGTGGAGGGTATTAAAACAACGATTGACTTCCATAAAAAAATGATGCAAAATGACGATTTTAAAAGAGGCGTTATCCATACCAAATATTTGGAACAAAAAATGGAAAATGGAACGAAAAATGCTTGATAACTTAAAAATGCAAGGAAGCAATTTTAAGCATTAGAAAGGAGATACTATGAAAATTGGAAATACACAAGCTAATGAAAGTCTAATTAATCTTAACAAAGCAAAAGAAGATGAAGAGAAAGTACTAAAGAAAATCGCTTCACCTCGCCCTATTGAAGCTACTGATGGTGCGAGTTTGGCTATTGCTAATGCGCTTTTAGCACAGGCAAATTCAATGTCTCAAGGGATTCGCAATGCTAATGATGCTATTGGTATGATGCAAATTGCAGATGGCACACTCTCTACTTTGAGTGATTCTGCTATTAGAATGAATGAACTCTCTGTAGCAATGGGGAATCCCGCGCTAAATAATTCTCAAAGAGCAATGATTGAGAGTGAAGCAGCAGCTTTAACACAATCAATGAATGATGCTGTGTCTCAAGCGACTTTTAATGGTAAAAATGTTTTTGGTGGGCAAATGGATTTTATGACAGGCAATGGATTAGAAAGCATTAACTTGCAATCTCCAAACACTGCTAATTTAAGTGTTAATAATCAGCAAAGCATTTTAAGTTTCATTGAGGATTTAGGAATGAGGCGTGCTGATATTGGTGCAGCAATGAATGGAATACAATCAGGTATTGATTCAAATATGCAAACAATTGTTAATCTTAAAGCAGCAGAGGGTAATTTACTAGATGATGATTTAGCGGAAAACTACAATGAATTAAATAATGCTAAATTAAGAGCTAATGCAGCTTTATACGCATCTTCATTTAATACACAATATTTGCAAAACCGATTAGACGCACTTTTGGGCTAGTTAGCCTTTGCATTGTTTTTAATCTTTCTAAAATTCTCCACTAAAGCAGAGAATTTACAAAATTTCTCTGCTGTTGTTTAATTAGCTCTTTAAGCAAAGTCCATATTTTAAAAGGATATTGGTTTTCAAACTCCCATTCATTAAAGCTTGGATTCTTGCTTGATTGTTATTTTCTCTTTTTTCTAATCGCTTCAATCGCGTATTATCATCGCTTATAAGAAGAATTAAAATATCTGTAAAATCAATCCTTTGTAAGTTTGCAGAAATATAAAAGATAATTTTAACATAAGGGGGAAGAAATTTTATAAAGGGCTTAAGATTGTCATTAGCGGGGGGGGGGGGGGTGCATTATAGCGTATTTTTGGGCGTATTATAAATAAATTTAGACTTATTACATTATCATCAAACAATTTGATAGGGTTTGAAATTGCCAAAGCCTTGTTTGCGGATGCACTTCCCTAAAGTGCTTTTTCCGCCCCCACATAATCCACTTATGCTAATAATAATGCGAGATTTTTTTTAGTTCTCTAGTGCAGATTTCATCAAGATTACTTAGCAATTCCATTTGAGTTTGACAAAATATCATTAAAAGTCCTTGAGGGAACGATTAATGCGTTCAAAACCTTCATCAATTTCTTCTTTGCTAATAGTTAAGGCAGGTAAGAATCGTGCCGTATTTTTACCACTTTTTAGCACTAAAACTCGATTCTCACAAGTTTTTTGCAAAAAGAGATTAAAGGATTCTGTATCTTTTAATCTAAGTCCGCGCATAAGCCCTAAGCCCACTTCTTGTGTGAAGATTTCTGGGTAAGATTTTTGTAAATTTTGGAGTTTTTGGGCGAAGTAAGAGATTGTTTGCTCTAATCTGCCACTTTGTTTCTCTTCTTTAAGAATCTCTAAAACTTCTAGTGCTGCTCTTGTAGAGAGGAAATTTCCCCCAAAGGTGCTTCCATGATCACCTGGAGAGAAAATATCTTTAAGGCTTGTCATGACTGCGCCAATTGGGACGCCACCAGCTAATCCTTTAGCGGTTGTGATGACATCAGGAGTGATTTCATAATAACTAGAAGCAAAAAGCTCTCCGCTACGATAGATTCCTGTTTGCACTTCATCAATCATTAGCAAAATATTTTTTTCTTTTAAAAATTTAGCCAGTTTTTGAATTTCTGCTTTATCAAAAGGTGTAATGCCCCCTTCGCCTTGAACAAGTTCCAAAAGCACTGCGCAAGTAACGGGGCTAATTTTGTTTGGAATATCTAGAATATCCTTGGCATACACAAAGCCATCTGGAAAAGGTCCAAAATAATGGTGCATTTTATCTTGAGCAGTGGCTTTTAGCGTGCTAATAGTGCGCCCATGAAATGAAGAATCTAAGGTAATTACTTGATAACGCTTGGTCTCTCCATTGACTTCGCCAAATTTTCTAGCAATTTTTATAGCACCTTCATTTGCCTCTGCACCAGAATTTGCAAAAAATACACGCATATCATAGCCACTTTGTTTTATAAGCTCTTTAGCTAGTTTAGCTTGGGGTTCAATTAAATAAAGATTGGAAGTGTGAATGAGTTCTCTTGCTTGCTGACAAATAGCATTGGCTAATCGCTTGTTGCCATGACCTACGCTACAAACGGCGATTCCAGCACCAAAATCAATGTAATCTTTACCCTCACTATCAAACAGCCTTGAACCCTCTCCCCTTACAAAATGTGTGTAATTGCGCGCATAAGTGTGTAGAGTATAATCTAAATCCATTTGTTTTAAGTCTTGTGTTGTCATTTGCATTGCCTTTTATAATTTTTGTGTGATTTTACAAAAAATAAATAAAAACAAGTTGATTAAAGGCATTTAAAATAAACATTATTCTTTTTTACATTATCTTTACAATAAAGCGTTATAATTTTGAAAAAATAGATTTAAGGAGTGCGAAAGTGAAAAGTAACCAAACTCAAGAAATAGAGTTTATTTTTTCATTAATGAGAGAGTTGTTAGAGGAAGTAGCACCAGAGATTAGAGAAATTTTTATCGCCCTAAAAGAAGATAAAACTGCAGATTATGCTGCTAAAAAGGAAGTGTTAAAAGAGCTAGAATCTAAAGATATTTCAAAGCTTATTAAAGCCTTTACTTTGTATTATTTGTTGCTTAATATTGTGGATGAGCGACATTTATTGAGTTTTAATTCAAAGGAGCATATTAGCTTAATGCTAGATGAACTAAAAGCCCAAAGCTACGATGAAGAAGACATTAAAAGTGTGCTTAAAAAAATCAGATTTTATCCCGTCTTTACTGCGCATCCAACAGAATCACTGCGACGAACTTTTTTAGAGAGTTATCATGAAATGTATGATGATTTAAATCTTTGGTTTGGATTTGGAGAGAGTGCAGCTAAAGAGCATTTAAAATATCGCCTTAATTTACTTTGGCATAGTCATATTGTAAGAAGTGAGAAGATTGAAGTGCTTTTTGAATTAGACAATCTTTTGTATTTTATGGAAAGTTCAATTTTACAAAGTGGAACTAATATTTTAGAAGAAGTGCAAAATGCCTTGCAAACACCACTTAAAAAATCTCCCATTAGGCTTGGAAGCTGGATAGGTGGAGATAGAGATGGGAATCCTTATGTTACTAATGGAGTGATGCTAGAAGTGATGAAGCGACAGCATCAGACGATTATTGAGCATTATTTAAAACAAATTGATAAACTAAGCCGAGAACTCTCCATTGCTCAAGAATACACTAATCCCACACAAGAATTGCTAGAGAGTTTGGAAAAAGAAAAAGATCATCTTGATGAAATGGCAAAAAAACTTTTTTTGCAAGAACCTTTTAGGGCTAAATTAACTTGTA from Helicobacter colisuis includes:
- a CDS encoding flagellin, translating into MKIGNTQANESLINLNKAKEDEEKVLKKIASPRPIEATDGASLAIANALLAQANSMSQGIRNANDAIGMMQIADGTLSTLSDSAIRMNELSVAMGNPALNNSQRAMIESEAAALTQSMNDAVSQATFNGKNVFGGQMDFMTGNGLESINLQSPNTANLSVNNQQSILSFIEDLGMRRADIGAAMNGIQSGIDSNMQTIVNLKAAEGNLLDDDLAENYNELNNAKLRANAALYASSFNTQYLQNRLDALLG
- a CDS encoding aspartate aminotransferase family protein — protein: MTTQDLKQMDLDYTLHTYARNYTHFVRGEGSRLFDSEGKDYIDFGAGIAVCSVGHGNKRLANAICQQARELIHTSNLYLIEPQAKLAKELIKQSGYDMRVFFANSGAEANEGAIKIARKFGEVNGETKRYQVITLDSSFHGRTISTLKATAQDKMHHYFGPFPDGFVYAKDILDIPNKISPVTCAVLLELVQGEGGITPFDKAEIQKLAKFLKEKNILLMIDEVQTGIYRSGELFASSYYEITPDVITTAKGLAGGVPIGAVMTSLKDIFSPGDHGSTFGGNFLSTRAALEVLEILKEEKQSGRLEQTISYFAQKLQNLQKSYPEIFTQEVGLGLMRGLRLKDTESFNLFLQKTCENRVLVLKSGKNTARFLPALTISKEEIDEGFERINRSLKDF
- the accB gene encoding acetyl-CoA carboxylase biotin carboxyl carrier protein — its product is MDFKEIKELIKIFDSSSLSALSITQENSKIKLEKGTKSAQIVESQNMQVLSPIQIPQNTPQVEVAAPTSPAQSSKGAQGETINSPMVGTFYRCPSPDAPAYVNVGDKVKKGQTLGIIEAMKIMNEIEAEFDCVIKEIIPNDAQPVEYNSPLFVVEKI
- the dcd gene encoding dCTP deaminase, with the protein product MGLKEDAWIRKMAIDHKMIEPFCENQVGKGVVSYGLSSYGYDIRVSNEFKIFTNINAMVVDPKNFDSANVVDFVGDICIVPPNSFALARTIEYFKIPRNVLAICLGKSTYARCGIIVNVTPFEPEFEGHITIEISNTTPLPAKIYANEGIAQVLFLEGDAPCEISYKDKKGKYQSQTGITLPRILKN
- a CDS encoding acetyl-CoA carboxylase biotin carboxylase subunit; amino-acid sequence: MSPTKEINTILIANRGEIALRAIRTIKEMGKRAIAVYSTADKDAHYLDLADAKICIGGDKSNESYLNIPAIISAAELFNADAIFPGYGFLSENQNFVEICNYHNIEFIGPNSEVMALMSDKSKAKEVMKNAGVPVIPGSDGAVKSKEEALELAKEIGYPVILKAAAGGGGRGMRIVQNEENMFNAYLAAESEAISAFGDGTIYMEKFIDKPKHIEVQILADKYGNVLHVGERDCSLQRRHQKLIEESPAPTLEPETRRKLLETAITATKAIRYVGAGTYEFLLDNNQNFYFMEMNTRLQVEHPVSELVSGLDIIELMIQIAEGKKLPKQEEVNFKGCAIECRITAEDPVKFYPSAGKITKWIAPGGNNVRMDTHAYAGYVVPMFYDSMIGKLIVWGKTRNEAIARMSRALDEFCVEGIKTTIDFHKKMMQNDDFKRGVIHTKYLEQKMENGTKNA